One genomic segment of Pseudoalteromonas sp. GCY includes these proteins:
- the dapD gene encoding 2,3,4,5-tetrahydropyridine-2,6-dicarboxylate N-succinyltransferase — MSDLKTTIETAWENRDTITPTTVSDEVKQAIVNALEMLDSGAARVAEKISGEWVVHQWLKKAVLLSFRIRDNQPMSDGVNQFYDKVPLKFSDYTPEQFQQGGMRVVPNAVARQGSFVGKNVVLMPSYVNIGAYVDEGTMVDTWATVGSCAQIGKNVHLSGGVGIGGVLEPLQANPTIIEDNCFIGARSEIVEGVIVEEGAVISMGVYISQSTRIYDRETGEIHYGRVPAGAVVVPGSLPSKDGSHSLYAAIIVKKVDQQTREKVGINALLRSLDD, encoded by the coding sequence ATGTCTGATTTAAAAACGACTATTGAAACCGCGTGGGAAAACCGCGATACCATTACTCCAACCACGGTATCAGACGAAGTAAAACAAGCGATTGTCAACGCACTGGAAATGCTAGATTCAGGTGCAGCGCGCGTTGCTGAAAAAATTAGTGGTGAGTGGGTTGTACATCAATGGTTGAAAAAGGCGGTGCTGCTGTCTTTTAGAATTCGTGACAACCAACCAATGAGCGATGGCGTTAACCAGTTTTACGATAAAGTACCATTAAAATTCTCAGACTATACGCCAGAGCAGTTCCAACAAGGTGGTATGCGCGTGGTACCAAACGCGGTAGCGCGTCAAGGCAGCTTTGTGGGTAAGAACGTGGTACTTATGCCGTCCTACGTCAATATTGGCGCATATGTTGATGAAGGCACTATGGTTGATACTTGGGCAACCGTAGGCTCGTGTGCACAAATCGGTAAAAACGTACACCTATCTGGTGGTGTGGGCATTGGTGGCGTATTGGAGCCGCTACAAGCCAATCCAACGATTATTGAAGATAACTGTTTCATCGGTGCACGTTCTGAAATTGTCGAAGGTGTGATTGTTGAAGAAGGTGCAGTTATCTCCATGGGTGTTTATATTTCACAAAGTACTCGTATTTACGACCGTGAAACTGGTGAAATCCATTATGGTCGCGTGCCAGCTGGTGCGGTGGTAGTACCAGGATCACTACCAAGTAAAGATGGATCTCATAGCCTGTATGCAGCAATTATTGTGAAAAAAGTAGATCAGCAAACTCGCGAGAAAGTTGGCATTAATGCTCTACTTCGCTCATTAGACGACTAA